The Gemmatimonadota bacterium genome has a window encoding:
- a CDS encoding Fic family protein — MSGRRIPLRWQYDPRLNAPRRYQKACGYEAFVPDPLADLSLSLDAEIAGVVSEAEAAIGALNERARPALRPLARLLLRTESIASSKIEGMQIGARELARAETKADVGRKIGSTAREILANIDAMELAVDQAASADAFRVEDIQAIHRKLLEQSPNPRIAGRLRTEQNWIGGNDYNPCGADFVPPPPEYVEELLADLCAAINDDLLPPVVQAALVHAQFETIHPFADGNGRTGRAIIHVVLGRREIAASYVPPISVVLARSRERYIAGLVDFREDRIVRWIESFAAATYRAAALARAYLEEVARMTAGWREMLRAHAAPRSDAAAWALIGVLPAHPFITAPVAAAATGRSRPQVYRALEQLEESGVLRPLTAAKRGRAWEAVGLLDLLERLDSGEMPETLAAS; from the coding sequence TTGTCAGGCAGACGCATCCCCCTTCGGTGGCAGTACGACCCCAGGCTGAACGCACCCCGACGCTACCAAAAGGCGTGCGGTTACGAGGCCTTCGTCCCGGATCCTCTCGCCGACCTTTCGCTCAGCCTCGACGCGGAGATTGCCGGCGTGGTATCGGAGGCGGAAGCCGCCATCGGAGCGCTGAACGAAAGAGCTCGTCCCGCCCTGAGGCCGCTGGCTCGACTCCTGCTGCGCACCGAGTCCATCGCGTCTTCGAAGATCGAGGGGATGCAGATCGGGGCCCGCGAACTGGCGCGCGCCGAGACCAAGGCGGACGTCGGCCGAAAGATCGGATCGACGGCTCGGGAGATTCTCGCCAACATCGACGCGATGGAGCTAGCGGTCGATCAGGCCGCCTCCGCGGATGCGTTTCGCGTCGAGGACATCCAGGCCATACACCGGAAGCTACTGGAGCAGTCGCCCAATCCACGTATCGCAGGCCGCCTGCGTACCGAGCAGAACTGGATCGGGGGAAACGACTACAACCCGTGCGGCGCCGACTTCGTCCCGCCGCCGCCGGAGTACGTCGAGGAGCTTCTGGCCGACCTGTGCGCCGCCATCAACGACGACCTGCTTCCTCCCGTGGTGCAGGCCGCGCTGGTCCACGCCCAGTTCGAGACCATTCACCCGTTCGCCGACGGCAACGGACGCACCGGCAGAGCGATAATCCATGTCGTCCTCGGGCGACGTGAGATCGCGGCGTCGTACGTCCCTCCGATCAGCGTCGTGCTAGCCCGCTCCCGAGAGCGCTACATCGCCGGCCTGGTGGACTTTCGGGAGGATCGGATCGTTCGATGGATCGAGTCGTTCGCGGCGGCGACGTACCGGGCCGCGGCACTAGCCAGGGCCTATCTGGAGGAAGTGGCGAGGATGACGGCTGGCTGGAGAGAGATGCTGCGCGCGCACGCGGCTCCTCGCTCCGACGCCGCGGCCTGGGCTCTCATCGGTGTCCTGCCCGCCCACCCGTTCATAACCGCCCCCGTGGCGGCAGCCGCGACGGGGAGGTCGAGGCCCCAGGTGTACAGGGCCCTCGAGCAACTGGAGGAAAGCGGAGTCCTTCGCCCGCTGACCGCCGCGAAGCGTGGACGAGCCTGGGAAGCGGTGGGCCTGCTGGACCTGCTCGAGCGCCTCGACTCGGGGGAAATGCCGGAAACCCTGGCCGCATCCTGA